A single Cannabis sativa cultivar Pink pepper isolate KNU-18-1 chromosome 7, ASM2916894v1, whole genome shotgun sequence DNA region contains:
- the LOC115697053 gene encoding protein IN2-1 homolog B, whose amino-acid sequence MATFSSTTSPALGSGSSPLIISSIPTTNNNIQFSVFIKLPKPNKFPTPKLQFQLYFGGRTSRRTWVSSAAMATGSVQEVRTPALTSSSDPPTIFDGKTRLYISYVCPYAQRVWITRNCKELLEKIELVPIDLQDRPAWYKEKVYPPNKVPALEHKNEVIGESLDLIKYLDSNFEGPSLWPEYDPAKKEYAEELLSHTDTFNKSVYSSFKGDVNEAVSAFDFIETALSKFEDGPFFLGQFSLVDIAYAPFIERFQPFLADVMNYDITAGRPNLKVWIEEINKVEGYKPTRSDPKEIVASIKKRFSMSN is encoded by the exons ATGGCCACGTTTAGCTCTACTACTAGCCCAGCCTTAGGATCAGGCTCATCTCCTCTGATAATATCATCCATCCCCACTACTAACAACAACATCCAATTTTCAGTATTCATCAAACTtccaaaacccaacaaatttcCCACTCCCAAGCTTCAATTCCAACTTTATTTTGGTGGTAGAACAAGTAGAAGAACTTGGGTCTCTTCTGCAGCCATGGCTACTGG GAGTGTGCAAGAGGTTCGTACACCTGCTCTTACTTCTAGCTCTGATCCCCCAACAATCTTCGATGGCAAAACAAG GTTGTATATATCTTATGTATGCCCATATGCACAGCGCGTCTGGATTACGCGCAACTGTAAG GAATTGCTGGAAAAGATAGAACTGGTTCCCATTGATCTACAAGACAGGCCTGCCTGGTACAAGGAGAAAGTTTACCCACCTAACAAG GTGCCAGCATTGGAACACAAAAATGAAGTCATAGGAGAGAGTTTGGACTTGATCAAATATCTTGACAGTAACTTTGAAGGGCCTTCACTTTGGCCTGAATAT GATCCTGCAAAGAAGGAGTATGCAGAGGAGTTGCTTTCTCATACTGACACATTCAATAAATCTGTCTATTCTTCATTCAAAGGAGACGTGAATGAAGCTG TTTCTGCATTTGATTTTATTGAAACTGCTCTTTCCAAATTTGAAGATGGACCATTCTTTCTTGGTCAGTTCAGTCTG GTGGACATTGCTTATGCACCATTCATTGAAAGATTTCAACCTTTCTTAGCAGATGTCATGAATTATGACATCACTGCAGGCAGGCCTAACCTGAAAGTTTGGATTGAG GAGATTAACAAAGTTGAGGGTTACAAACCAACTCGAAGCGATCCTAAGGAGATAGTTGCTTCCATCAAGAAGCGCTTCTCG ATGTCAAACTGA
- the LOC115697028 gene encoding receptor-like protein 7, with product MRVIHQFSWLFFIPFSLILLLTVNLHTVSSQCLNDQKSLLLQLKNNLTFNTILSTKLVTWSSDQSSDCKAWKGVTFNGEGLVTGLNLSLEWISGGLHNNSTLFNLQHLKSLDLSWNIFNNILIPNEIGKLSNLSHLNLAYAGFVGQVPFTISHLTNLVTLDITTLQGKLNLDSIDFGVMVQNLSKLEEMYFDGVNLSSSSNDWCKALSSSVPKLRVLSLSSCDLSGPLDESLGNLHSLSVIRLDYNNLSSTVPTSFSNFSNLTSLILNSNKLYGNFPEKIFQIPTLQNIDLSMNSLLHGVLPDFPQSNSLQTLELLSSNFSGALPTSIGNLKNLSKLDISACNFSGELPSSLAKLNQLMYLGLSYNKFTGQIPSFNMAKNLTEINLSHNSHGGTIPAALFALPSLQKIQLSNNNFSGQVVGFSNPSSSLLDTLDLSSNNLEGPLPKSIFKLRNLKILSLSSNKFNGTLQFDVIQRLVNLTSLDLSYNNLSINTSGKYSKFLSFPQFNTLMLASCKLTTFPDLKNQSKLAILDLSNNQFHGEIPNWIWGLESLMVLNLSHNSLMSLQEPYALSPFLFILDLHSNQLHGKIPILPPASTYIDLSINNFTSSIPVDIGNHLNGILFFSVSKNHLTGIIPESICNASSLIKVLDLSYNNLDKEIPECLYDMTQNLEVLNLRNNNFRGSIPNAFPVNCSLETLDLNGNSLQGKIPNSLSSCNKLEVLDLGNNFFIGEFPCLLRNISTLQVLVLQSNKFHGSIRCLNSNESWKVLQIMDLANNDFDGTIPDGSFIKLQAMLQPSSKINRAHLDVQYDNGMYYQDSVTVSFKGREMELVKILTVFTSIDLSFNHFVGAIPEELGQLQALYFLNLSNNALIGQIPSSIGNMAQLESLDLSSNKLNGSIPVSLANLNFLAFLNLSYNDLTGLIPSGNQIQTFPPESFVGNKGLRGCPLTDDCGKRVAPRNTTKKNGSEVENDNEIDWNLISAEIGLIVGFGAVILPLVFCKRWRIKYFECIDDVGVKLFPQLYITNYNKNRRERRRRHSS from the coding sequence ATGAGAGTTATTCATCAATTTTCATGGCTTTTTTTCATACCCTTTAGCTTGATATTATTACTCACTGTGAATTTGCATACTGTTTCTAGCCAATGCCTTAACGACCAAAAATCCTTGTTGCTTCAACTGAAAAACAATCTTACTTTCAACACAATATTATCAACCAAGTTGGTCACATGGAGTAGTGATCAAAGTTCAGATTGCAAAGCTTGGAAAGGTGTAACATTTAATGGTGAAGGACTTGTCACAGGTCTTAACTTGAGCCTTGAGTGGATCTCTGGTGGATTACACAACAATTCAACTCTATTCAATCTACAACATCTCAAAAGCCTTGATTTATCATGGAACATTTTCAACAACATTCTTATCCCAAATGAGATTGGTAAACTCTCAAATCTAAGTCATTTAAATTTGGCATATGCAGGCTTTGTTGGGCAAGTCCCATTTACCATATCACACTTAACAAACTTGGTCACTCTTGATATCACCACACTACAAGGGAAGCTAAATCTTGACAGCATAGATTTTGGGGTAATGGTTCAGAACCTTTCCAAGCTTGAAGAAATGTATTTTGATGGTGTGAATTTATCATCATCAAGTAATGACTGGTGTAAGGCCTTGTCATCTTCTGTGCCTAAATTGAGAGTTTTGAGCTTGTCAAGCTGTGATCTTTCAGGCCCTCTTGATGAATCTCTTGGGAATCTTCACTCTTTGTCAGTGATTCGCCTCGATTATAATAACTTGTCTTCCACAGTTCCCACatctttttctaatttctcaaaTCTGACTTCCTTGATTCTCAACTCGAATAAGTTGTATGGGAACTTTCCTGAAAAGATTTTTCAGATACCAACCTTACAAAATATTGACTTATCAATGAATTCCTTACTTCATGGTGTTTTGCCAGACTTTCCCCAAAGTAATTCTCTCCAAACACTTGAACTGCTTAGCAGTAATTTTTCAGGGGCATTGCCAACATCCATTGGCAACCTTAAGAACTTGTCTAAGTTAGACATTTCTGCATGCAATTTCAGTGGAGAACTTCCAAGTTCACTGGCTAAGCTCAACCAACTGATGTACTTGGGTTTATCTTATAACAAGTTCACTGGTCAAATCCCATCTTTCAATATGGCCAAGAACTTAACAGAAATAAATCTATCTCATAATTCTCATGGCGGGACTATTCCTGCTGCATTGTTTGCACTTCCATCATTGCAGAAGATTCAACTTTCCAACAATAATTTCAGTGGACAAGTTGTTGGGTTTTCAAATCCTAGTTCATCACTTTTGGATACTCTTGATTTGAGCAGCAATAATCTTGAAGGGCCTCTTCCAAAGTCCATCTTCAAACTCAGAAATCTCAAAATTCTATCACTGTCCTCAAACAAATTCAATGGCACCTTGCAATTCGATGTGATTCAAAGATTGGTAAATCTTACATCACTTGACCTTTCTTACAACAACTTGTCAATCAATACAAGTGGTAAATACTCTAAATTTCTTTCATTTCCACAATTTAACACATTAATGCTTGCTTCTTGTAAATTGACCACTTTTCCTGATCTTAAGAATCAATCAAAGTTAGCCATTTTGGACCTCTCAAACAACCAATTTCATGGGGAGATACCTAATTGGATTTGGGGACTTGAAAGTCTTATGGTTCTGAATCTCTCCCATAATTCTCTAATGAGTCTACAAGAACCTTATGCTCTTTCTCCTTTTCTCTTTATCCTTGACTTACATTCCAACCAGCTTCATGGGAAGATTCCCATTTTACCCCCAGCTTCAACCTATATAGATTTGTCTATCAATAACTTCACTTCCTCAATTCCTGTAGACATTGGTAACCATCTTAATGGCATTCTGTTCTTCTCTGTCTCAAAAAACCATCTTACAGGTATTATACCAGAATCCATATGTAATGCATCATCCTTAATTAAAGTGCTTgacttatcatacaataatttaGACAAAGAAATACCTGAATGTTTGTATGATATGACTCAAAATCTTGAGGTGTTGAATCTAAGAAACAACAACTTCAGAGGCTCAATTCCTAATGCCTTTCCAGTTAATTGTTCTTTAGAGACACTTGATCTAAATGGGAATTCATTACAAGGGAAGATTCCAAATTCTCTATCTTCTTGCAACAAATTAGAGGTCTTGGATCTTGGGAACAATTTCTTTATTGGTGAGTTTCCTTGCTTGTTAAGGAACATATCTACACTACAAGTCCTTGTTCTTCAGTCCAACAAATTTCATGGAAGTATTAGATGTTTAAACTCAAATGAAAGCTGGAAGGTGTTACAGATTATGGATTTAGCTAATAATGATTTTGATGGTACAATACCAGATGGGAGTTTCATAAAATTGCAGGCAATGCTACAACCCTCTTCGAAAATTAATCGTGCTCACCTTGATGTTCAATATGATAATGGAATGTATTATCAAGATTCAGTTACAGTTTCCTTTAAGGGTAGGGAgatggagttagtgaaaatcttaACAGTCTTCACTTCTATTGATTTGTCATTCAACCATTTTGTTGGAGCAATACCAGAGGAGTTAGGACAGCTTCAAGCACTTTATTTTCTCAACTTATCCAACAATGCTCTCATTGGCCAAATCCCATCATCTATTGGAAACATGGCACAACTTGAGTCCCTAGACCTTTCAAgtaacaagctgaatggatcaaTTCCGGTATCTCTTGCAAACCTTAACTTCCTTGCCTTTTTGAACCTTTCATACAATGATCTAACCGGACTAATTCCATCCGGTAATCAAATCCAAACATTTCCACCCGAATCTTTCGTTGGAAATAAAGGACTGCGGGGATGTCCTTTGACAGATGATTGTGGGAAGAGAGTGGCTCCTCGAAACACAACAAAGAAGAATGGTTCAGAAGTTGAAAATGATAATGAGATTGATTGGAATCTCATAAGTGCTGAAATTGGATTAATTGTTGGCTTTGGAGCTGTGATTTTACcacttgtgttttgcaaaagatGGAGGATTAAGTATTTTGAGTGCATTGATGATGTTGGTGTGAAACTCTTTCCTCAATTGTATATAACCAATTACAACAAGAacagaagagaaagaagaagaaggcactcatcttga